A DNA window from Castanea sativa cultivar Marrone di Chiusa Pesio chromosome 7, ASM4071231v1 contains the following coding sequences:
- the LOC142642677 gene encoding putative F-box protein PP2-B12 produces the protein MDPTVSTRREESDEAKAVNMLKVLPVDCIAKVLSLTTPADACRTSLVSTSFKSVAESNAVWDCFVPPESDYLFSNSSSSSPSSLPISSKKELFLHLCHHPLLIHDGKLSLSLEKKSGKKCYMLSPKDLIIVWIDTPAYWRWTSLPHTRFPEVAELIKVCWLEIRGRINTCILSPATLYAAYLVFKTTTGSYGFESQPIEVKVGLVGGEIHKQTVYLDAYGERRLRYQIVPRRIGVFNRPLRRIPGLQAPQPQPKENEELNGPKYPKERVDGWLEIELGEFFNRSGKDNGEIEMSVLEVNGGNWKGGLIVQGIEIRPKP, from the exons ATGGATCCAACAGTTTCAACAAGAAGAGAAGAAAGTGATGAGGCCAAAGCAGTGAACATGTTGAAGGTGTTACCGGTGGACTGCATAGCAAAGGTGCTGTCATTAACGACTCCTGCTGATGCTTGTAGGACGTCCTTGGTTTCAACATCATTCAAGTCGGTGGCTGAATCCAATGCCGTTTGGGATTGCTTTGTTCCACCTGAGTCTGACTATCTATTCAgtaattcttcttcttcgtcgCCCTCGTCTCTCCCCATTTCTTCCAAGAAGGAACTCTTCTTACATCTCTGCCACCATCCCCTCCTTATCCACGACGGCAAACTG AGCCTTTCCTTGGAGAAAAAGAGCGGGAAGAAATGTTACATGCTATCTCCAAAGGACCTCATCATTGTCTGGATTGATACTCCTGCCTATTGGAGATGGACTTCTTTACCTCACACCag GTTCCCAGAGGTGGCGGAGCTTATCAAGGTGTGTTGGTTGGAAATCCGTGGCAGGATAAACACTTGTATTTTGTCCCCAGCCACACTATATGCAGCTTACCTTGTGTTCAAGACAACTACAGGATCCTATGGATTTGAATCCCAGCCAATTGAGGTCAAAGTTGGACTTGTTGGAGGTGAAATCCATAAGCAAACTGTCTATTTGGATGCATACGGAGAGCGGAGGCTACGATACCAGATTGTACCAAGGCGAATCGGGGTTTTTAATCGGCCCCTTCGCAGAATTCCAGGGCTTCAAGCCCCACAGCCACAACCTAAAGAAAATGAGGAGCTGAATGGCCCTAAGTATCCCAAGGAGAGAGTAGATGGGTGGTTAGAGATTGAGTTGGGTGAGTTCTTCAATAGATCAGGAAAAGATAATGGGGAGATAGAAATGAGTGTTTTAGAGGTCAATGGTGGTAACTGGAAGGGTGGCCTCATTGTTCAAGGCATTGAGATCAGGCCTAAACCTTAA